In Natronomonas halophila, one DNA window encodes the following:
- a CDS encoding sugar transferase, with amino-acid sequence MTGGWRYRIASVLGVVSLSVLAVRIANVPALQAGFALIPVIGHLPFEPAYGAEFAFEAATTALVMLAALVPLYKPRPRRILDAAELATRRVLLGCIALAAIGYFDYTYRLPRATLVVAGALVLVTIPLWFVAIRRRPRGETGRTLIVGDDPETMGDILNALNGGVVGYVSPPSAYFGAERGPQPTVPASADGGRPETLDELACLGGLSRLDEVLVEYDIDTVALAFAQPDRAEFFGTLDACYEYGVTAKVHREHADSVLTTGFGSEELVDVDLEPWDPLDHVMKRIFDTAFAGLGLLALSPVMLVIAAAVKLEDGGSVLYRQERTASFGDTFRVYKFRSMVENVEDAEPVDDGKNPYITRVGAVVRRTHLDEIPQLWSILKGDMSVVGPRAAWVEEEVELESVADDWRKRWFVKPGLTGLAQINDVSSTEPEKKLRYDVEYIRRQSLWFDLKIVVRQIWLVGKDFIN; translated from the coding sequence ATGACTGGCGGGTGGCGATATCGGATTGCGAGCGTCCTCGGGGTAGTCTCGCTTTCCGTGCTCGCTGTCCGCATCGCCAACGTGCCGGCGCTGCAGGCCGGATTCGCGCTCATTCCCGTTATCGGTCATCTGCCTTTCGAGCCGGCATATGGTGCGGAGTTCGCCTTCGAGGCCGCTACCACGGCGTTGGTTATGCTGGCAGCGCTCGTGCCGCTCTACAAGCCGCGGCCACGACGGATTCTCGACGCTGCCGAGCTGGCCACGCGACGTGTCTTGCTCGGCTGTATAGCGCTGGCCGCTATCGGCTACTTCGACTATACGTACCGGTTGCCGAGGGCAACGCTCGTGGTGGCGGGCGCGCTCGTCCTCGTCACGATTCCGCTGTGGTTCGTCGCGATTCGACGGCGTCCCCGCGGCGAGACCGGTCGGACGCTTATCGTCGGCGACGACCCTGAAACGATGGGTGATATCCTGAATGCGCTTAATGGTGGTGTCGTCGGCTACGTCTCGCCGCCGTCGGCGTACTTCGGAGCAGAAAGGGGACCCCAGCCGACGGTGCCAGCGAGCGCCGACGGCGGTCGACCGGAAACGCTCGACGAACTGGCATGTCTCGGTGGACTCTCGCGACTCGACGAGGTGCTGGTGGAGTACGATATCGACACAGTTGCGTTAGCGTTTGCTCAACCGGATCGCGCGGAGTTTTTCGGTACGTTAGACGCGTGCTACGAGTACGGTGTGACTGCGAAAGTCCACCGGGAACACGCCGATAGCGTGTTAACGACCGGCTTTGGAAGTGAGGAGTTAGTTGACGTAGACTTGGAGCCGTGGGATCCGCTAGACCACGTCATGAAGCGAATCTTTGATACAGCGTTTGCCGGGCTTGGATTACTCGCGCTGTCCCCCGTTATGTTGGTGATTGCGGCGGCGGTCAAACTGGAAGACGGCGGTTCGGTTCTATACAGACAAGAGCGGACGGCTTCGTTCGGTGATACGTTTCGGGTGTACAAATTCCGAAGTATGGTCGAGAACGTCGAAGACGCCGAACCGGTCGACGACGGGAAGAATCCCTATATTACACGAGTAGGCGCGGTGGTTCGTCGGACGCATCTCGACGAGATTCCACAGTTGTGGTCGATTCTAAAGGGTGACATGAGCGTTGTCGGCCCCCGTGCAGCGTGGGTCGAAGAGGAGGTGGAACTGGAATCAGTTGCTGATGACTGGCGGAAGCGCTGGTTCGTGAAGCCGGGTCTGACCGGGCTAGCGCAGATCAACGATGTTTCGAGTACCGAACCGGAGAAAAAGTTGCGCTACGACGTGGAGTACATTCGGCGGCAGTCACTGTGGTTCGATTTGAAGATCGTAGTGAGACAGATCTGGTTGGTCGGAAAGGACTTCATTAACTAG
- the wecB gene encoding non-hydrolyzing UDP-N-acetylglucosamine 2-epimerase: MATDSRELLFVLGTRPEIIKLAPVIRATEASEKFSTQLIHTGQHYDDELSDVFFETLSVPKPDEWLGIGSGTQGEQTAEALRGIERAITALSPDAVVALGDTNAVLSAALATSKMDPAFAHIEAGIRSFDRSMPEEVNRVLADRVTDLAFAPTETAVEHLSAEGVTTNVWMVGNTVVDACLEHAPIAEKQSAVLERLGISEDRYAVATIHRPRNTDQQDRLVKIIDALDDQSFPVIFPVHPRTQDALAGIDVNSDGALRFIDPLNYLDFLKLLNSARLVSTDSGGIQEEASILEVPCLTVRPNTERPETIKAGVNELVEPKNLSKRIREIYQNPTIRQEMTGHPHLYGNGNSAEKIVSILEEEL, from the coding sequence ATGGCTACAGATTCACGCGAATTACTCTTTGTTCTCGGAACTCGGCCGGAAATCATCAAACTGGCGCCCGTAATCCGTGCCACCGAAGCGTCCGAGAAATTCTCGACGCAACTCATCCATACCGGACAGCACTACGACGACGAACTGAGCGACGTGTTCTTCGAAACCCTATCAGTACCCAAACCAGACGAATGGCTCGGAATCGGGAGTGGTACACAGGGCGAGCAAACCGCGGAAGCCCTTCGCGGAATCGAACGAGCGATTACCGCTCTATCTCCAGACGCCGTCGTCGCACTCGGCGATACGAACGCCGTTCTCTCGGCTGCGCTCGCCACGAGCAAGATGGATCCAGCGTTTGCTCATATAGAAGCAGGTATCCGGAGTTTCGATCGGTCGATGCCAGAAGAAGTTAATCGAGTCCTCGCGGACCGAGTGACCGATTTAGCATTTGCCCCGACTGAAACAGCGGTCGAACACCTTTCCGCAGAAGGGGTTACTACGAACGTCTGGATGGTCGGTAATACTGTGGTCGACGCGTGTCTTGAGCATGCGCCAATCGCCGAGAAACAATCTGCTGTCCTCGAACGACTTGGAATCAGCGAAGACCGATACGCAGTAGCGACGATTCACAGACCCAGAAATACGGATCAACAGGATCGCCTCGTGAAAATAATCGACGCACTAGATGACCAGTCGTTCCCCGTCATCTTTCCCGTCCATCCGCGAACCCAGGATGCTCTTGCGGGAATCGACGTCAACTCAGACGGAGCACTTCGCTTCATAGACCCTCTCAATTATCTCGATTTCCTTAAACTCCTCAATAGCGCCCGCCTCGTATCGACCGATTCCGGAGGAATTCAAGAAGAAGCTTCGATACTCGAAGTCCCCTGTCTTACGGTGCGTCCGAATACCGAGCGCCCGGAAACTATCAAGGCCGGCGTAAATGAGCTCGTTGAACCCAAGAATCTTAGCAAGCGAATCAGAGAGATTTATCAGAATCCAACGATTCGACAGGAGATGACCGGACATCCGCATCTGTATGGGAATGGAAATTCAGCGGAAAAGATAGTCTCTATTCTCGAAGAGGAATTATAG
- a CDS encoding glycosyltransferase family 4 protein has product MTRTLIVSHFFSPESLGGAHRWKKLAEQLPDDHDCRVICPPPSFPYGEFDRTWKPLERDRLDGVPVTRLWTYQPKSDSTSEESNLGRILNYVLFSLFASLYVLCNFWRYDTIVTVSAPHTTFLPGIVGKTLGLAWMPDIFDLWLDNALDLGYVEKDTVPYRFIAELERRAIQNSNHVLVITQTMAAHFAEKYDVSMDRFTLVPFGVDEELFAPQPGSADTDTVVYTGNMGEAHALRPFILAFKHLEDVAELRLVGTGKRREELEALCREEGLTGRVRFEGVVPREEIPKILAEATSSFVPLKQGQNLDYARPTKLLESMAVGTPYIASSLREIERITEESGAGFAVDNDSEEVANAVRKLVDDDDLQREMGERGVEFINREHRWPELATRVDKAIKNADTFEVEPTD; this is encoded by the coding sequence ATGACGCGAACACTCATCGTTTCACATTTCTTCTCACCAGAATCTCTGGGCGGTGCCCACCGTTGGAAGAAACTCGCCGAACAACTGCCAGATGACCATGATTGTCGGGTTATCTGTCCGCCCCCATCGTTCCCCTACGGCGAATTCGACCGAACATGGAAGCCGCTCGAACGGGACCGACTCGATGGCGTTCCGGTTACACGACTGTGGACGTACCAGCCGAAATCCGATTCGACGTCGGAAGAGTCGAATCTGGGACGTATTTTAAATTACGTACTGTTTTCGCTCTTCGCCAGTCTATACGTGCTGTGTAACTTTTGGCGATACGATACGATTGTCACCGTCTCCGCCCCTCACACGACGTTTCTACCGGGAATCGTGGGGAAGACTCTGGGATTGGCGTGGATGCCGGATATCTTCGATTTGTGGCTCGACAACGCGCTCGATCTGGGCTATGTTGAGAAGGATACTGTTCCGTATCGGTTCATTGCTGAACTAGAGCGACGGGCAATTCAGAATTCGAATCACGTTCTCGTGATCACCCAGACGATGGCAGCACATTTCGCAGAAAAGTACGATGTTTCGATGGACCGGTTTACGCTCGTTCCCTTCGGGGTGGATGAGGAATTGTTTGCACCACAACCAGGTTCAGCGGATACTGATACGGTCGTCTACACCGGGAATATGGGCGAAGCCCATGCACTCCGTCCATTCATTCTTGCGTTCAAGCATCTGGAGGACGTTGCAGAACTCCGTTTGGTTGGAACCGGAAAGCGTCGCGAGGAACTCGAAGCCCTCTGTAGGGAGGAAGGCTTGACCGGCCGTGTGAGGTTCGAGGGCGTCGTTCCCCGGGAGGAAATTCCCAAGATTCTTGCTGAAGCGACTTCGAGTTTCGTGCCCCTCAAACAGGGGCAAAATCTGGACTACGCACGGCCTACGAAACTACTCGAGAGTATGGCAGTTGGAACCCCATATATAGCGAGTTCCCTTCGTGAAATCGAACGAATTACGGAAGAGTCAGGTGCTGGATTCGCCGTCGACAACGATTCCGAGGAAGTCGCCAATGCTGTTCGGAAACTCGTAGACGACGATGATCTCCAACGCGAGATGGGTGAACGAGGCGTCGAATTCATAAACCGGGAACACCGATGGCCGGAACTCGCCACCCGCGTCGACAAGGCAATCAAAAACGCAGACACGTTCGAAGTCGAACCGACTGATTAA
- a CDS encoding nucleotide sugar dehydrogenase — translation MSEIEKVVVVGTGFVGLPLALQLAKNEVEVVGVDIDENLTKAINDASLNLDEEELQRLLEDETVQENLIAQTTPEEGDAFVISVPTPLTDPEKSPDLSHVEAAIESVLPYIESGDVLNVESTIPPRTCETLISNILGDADFTPGEDVHLAHSPERILPGDVFEEIVHNDRIIGGTTPECAEAAAEIYEPFLQGDVYTTDLLSAELCKLMENTFRDINVAIANEFALIGDELDIDIEHVIELANKHPRVDILTPGIGVGGHCLPIDPWFLNEVDPEHTNLITTARRVNDLMPDRAAKRIRRLVAEYTDPDILALGMAYKPDTYDQRNSPARAVVEDLRLDGYSVSHYDRHAPKETYDDLRALVEREGPDVIVELVAHDETVAELNELREWLADQRILAARFEGAAIERLTPSPK, via the coding sequence ATGTCTGAAATCGAGAAGGTCGTCGTCGTCGGGACGGGCTTTGTCGGACTCCCGCTGGCGCTCCAACTCGCGAAAAACGAAGTCGAAGTAGTCGGTGTAGATATCGACGAAAATCTCACGAAAGCGATCAACGATGCGTCCCTAAACCTCGATGAGGAGGAGTTACAGCGACTCCTCGAAGACGAAACGGTTCAGGAGAATCTTATCGCTCAGACGACACCCGAGGAGGGAGACGCGTTCGTCATCTCGGTACCGACGCCGCTCACGGATCCCGAAAAGAGCCCCGACCTTTCACACGTCGAAGCAGCCATCGAGTCAGTACTGCCGTATATCGAGTCGGGCGACGTGCTGAACGTCGAGTCGACGATTCCGCCGCGGACCTGCGAAACCCTCATATCGAACATACTGGGGGACGCTGATTTCACTCCAGGCGAGGACGTTCACCTCGCCCATTCCCCGGAGCGAATCCTCCCGGGGGACGTCTTCGAAGAGATTGTTCATAACGACCGCATTATTGGGGGGACAACACCCGAATGCGCCGAGGCGGCGGCGGAAATCTATGAGCCGTTCCTCCAGGGGGATGTCTACACGACGGACCTGCTTTCGGCTGAGTTGTGCAAACTGATGGAGAACACGTTCCGGGATATCAACGTCGCAATCGCCAACGAGTTCGCCCTCATCGGTGACGAGCTTGACATCGATATCGAGCACGTCATCGAGTTGGCTAACAAGCATCCCCGCGTGGATATTCTCACACCCGGAATCGGAGTTGGCGGACATTGCCTGCCTATCGATCCTTGGTTCCTCAACGAAGTCGACCCGGAGCATACCAACCTGATTACGACTGCACGACGTGTGAACGATCTCATGCCGGACCGTGCCGCCAAACGCATCCGTCGTCTCGTCGCGGAGTATACTGACCCGGATATCCTTGCGCTTGGGATGGCATACAAACCGGATACCTACGACCAGCGGAACAGTCCAGCAAGGGCCGTCGTCGAAGACCTGCGGTTAGATGGCTACTCGGTGAGCCACTACGACCGTCATGCCCCCAAAGAGACGTATGACGACCTACGGGCGCTGGTCGAACGAGAAGGCCCGGATGTTATCGTCGAACTTGTTGCCCACGACGAGACGGTCGCGGAACTAAACGAACTTCGCGAGTGGCTGGCCGACCAGCGTATCCTCGCGGCCCGATTCGAGGGTGCCGCAATCGAGCGTCTCACTCCATCTCCGAAATGA
- a CDS encoding NAD-dependent epimerase/dehydratase family protein, which yields MSDILVTGGLGAVGSPLVDELESRGHDVWVADLPWNEREKYYRVDVSEYRQLERVFADREFDYVYHLGAEFGRNNGEDFYETMWQSNATGTKNMIRLQQKHDFRMIFSSSSEVYGDYDGLMEESVPHEKPVRQLNDYAISKWVNEMQILNSADRHDTETVRVRLFNTYGPGEYYSEYRSVVAKFCYRALHDEPYHVYDDHHRSFTYIGDTVNTLANVVDNFKPGEVYNIASTDYRNIKELSDLILDHLGKDDSKVEYRGREEHNTLNKKASIEKAKQDLDHDPSTSLEEGIPKTIEWMKDEYDV from the coding sequence ATGAGCGATATCCTCGTTACTGGTGGCCTCGGGGCCGTCGGTTCCCCTCTCGTCGACGAACTCGAATCCAGAGGCCATGACGTCTGGGTCGCCGATTTGCCGTGGAACGAACGCGAGAAGTACTACCGCGTCGACGTATCGGAGTACCGCCAACTCGAACGCGTCTTTGCCGACCGTGAATTCGATTACGTCTATCATCTCGGTGCCGAGTTCGGCCGGAACAACGGCGAGGACTTCTACGAGACGATGTGGCAGTCAAACGCGACCGGAACGAAGAACATGATTCGCCTCCAGCAGAAACATGACTTCCGGATGATATTCTCCTCGTCTAGCGAGGTATACGGCGACTACGACGGACTAATGGAGGAGTCAGTCCCCCACGAGAAACCCGTTCGCCAACTCAACGATTACGCCATTTCGAAGTGGGTCAACGAGATGCAGATTCTCAACTCTGCGGACCGACATGATACCGAGACGGTCCGCGTTCGCCTTTTCAATACATACGGGCCTGGCGAGTATTACAGCGAATATCGAAGCGTCGTCGCCAAGTTCTGTTACCGAGCACTTCACGACGAACCGTATCACGTCTACGACGACCATCACCGGTCCTTCACCTATATCGGGGACACCGTAAACACACTCGCAAATGTCGTAGATAACTTCAAACCCGGCGAAGTGTACAACATCGCGAGTACGGACTATCGTAATATCAAGGAACTCTCCGATTTGATCCTCGATCATCTCGGTAAGGACGACTCGAAGGTCGAATATCGCGGACGCGAAGAGCACAACACGCTGAACAAGAAGGCGAGCATCGAGAAGGCAAAGCAAGACCTCGATCATGACCCGAGTACCTCTCTCGAGGAAGGTATCCCCAAGACCATCGAGTGGATGAAAGACGAATACGATGTCTGA
- a CDS encoding ABC transporter ATP-binding protein — MSNDDIPWRDKLASIYEVVEHRPLYTFGVIALGLVSAVLEGIGISFLVPIIDQAQSSGGEPDGIAGVFFTMYDFLGVPFTLETIVLGVSLIMTLRFTTSFSVSWLQARLQADYVTHLRNRAYESTLDARIEYFDREGSDRILNAIITQAMEAGKVIKWLINIVRETLLSLIYLSIALYLAPLLTLVTVVALGGFTVFIRSILSPGYDVGGFVAQANEDVQEATQAGTQGIRDIKLFGMADEMLEQFRRNVAEVADSTVHLRRNEAAMNNFYQLVAAVTVFVLIYAAVGYTSLSLASLGLFLFAIFRLAPRASRLNNLVYKAEGGLPHLVRTQEFIAELEEAVEPVHGTRDPPKTVTRLAADSVSFSYDTSQKVLKDVSFEADRGEFVAFVGQSGAGKSTIVSLLARFYEPDAGTIKANGVDIKEFDRERWRSKVAVVRQNPYIFNDTLRYNLTVANRNASQAEVEQACEIAQVTEFTDDLPAGLDTVLGDDGVRLSGGQRQRISIARALLKNADVLVLDEATSDLDTSLEERVHAAITSLDEEYITLVVAHRLSTIRDADRIYVMEDGEVIETGRHEELIERRGKYTELYTKQATQTDSGVHT; from the coding sequence ATGAGTAATGACGATATCCCTTGGCGAGACAAACTCGCTTCGATATACGAGGTTGTGGAACATCGGCCACTCTACACGTTTGGTGTCATCGCTCTCGGTCTCGTATCGGCGGTCCTCGAGGGAATAGGCATCAGCTTTCTCGTACCGATCATCGACCAAGCTCAGTCGAGCGGCGGCGAACCGGACGGCATCGCGGGAGTATTTTTTACGATGTATGACTTCCTCGGCGTCCCGTTTACGCTGGAGACGATTGTCCTCGGTGTGTCGCTCATAATGACGTTACGGTTCACCACCAGTTTCAGCGTTTCGTGGCTTCAGGCCCGGTTGCAGGCCGACTACGTTACTCATCTACGGAACCGGGCCTACGAGTCGACCCTCGACGCGCGAATAGAGTATTTCGATCGCGAGGGTTCTGACCGGATATTGAACGCGATTATCACACAGGCGATGGAAGCCGGGAAGGTAATCAAGTGGCTTATCAACATTGTCCGTGAAACGTTGTTGAGTCTGATATACCTCTCAATTGCGTTGTATCTAGCTCCGTTGTTGACGCTCGTCACCGTCGTTGCTCTCGGTGGATTTACGGTCTTCATCCGTTCCATACTCTCACCCGGATACGACGTCGGAGGGTTCGTCGCCCAAGCCAACGAGGACGTCCAAGAAGCTACACAGGCGGGGACACAAGGAATTCGTGACATCAAACTGTTCGGGATGGCAGACGAGATGCTCGAACAGTTCCGCAGGAACGTGGCCGAGGTAGCCGACTCAACGGTCCATCTCCGCCGAAACGAAGCGGCGATGAATAACTTCTATCAGCTCGTCGCAGCGGTGACGGTGTTCGTACTGATTTACGCCGCTGTTGGGTACACGTCCCTCTCTCTCGCAAGTCTGGGCCTATTCCTGTTCGCCATTTTCAGGCTGGCCCCTCGGGCGAGTCGTCTCAACAACCTCGTCTACAAGGCGGAAGGTGGCCTCCCTCACCTCGTCCGGACACAGGAGTTCATCGCAGAACTGGAGGAGGCTGTCGAACCTGTCCATGGCACCCGCGATCCCCCGAAGACGGTCACGCGACTCGCGGCGGATTCGGTATCGTTTTCCTATGATACGAGCCAGAAGGTCCTGAAGGACGTCTCGTTTGAGGCTGACCGGGGAGAATTCGTCGCCTTCGTCGGTCAGTCCGGTGCTGGAAAGTCGACAATCGTGTCACTCCTCGCCCGCTTCTACGAGCCGGACGCTGGAACCATCAAGGCCAACGGGGTGGACATCAAGGAGTTCGACAGGGAGCGATGGCGCTCCAAGGTCGCCGTGGTCCGACAGAACCCGTACATCTTCAACGACACTTTGCGGTACAACCTGACCGTCGCGAACCGGAATGCCAGTCAGGCCGAGGTCGAACAGGCCTGCGAGATCGCACAGGTGACAGAGTTCACCGACGATCTCCCGGCCGGACTCGATACGGTCCTTGGTGACGACGGCGTCCGTCTCTCTGGTGGACAACGTCAGCGCATCTCCATTGCTCGAGCCCTGCTCAAGAACGCGGACGTACTGGTGCTGGACGAGGCGACGAGCGACCTCGACACCTCCCTGGAAGAGCGCGTCCACGCCGCCATCACCTCCCTCGACGAAGAGTATATCACGTTGGTCGTGGCACACCGACTTTCGACCATCAGGGACGCCGACCGTATCTACGTCATGGAAGACGGTGAAGTCATCGAGACGGGTCGGCACGAAGAACTCATCGAACGCCGAGGGAAGTACACGGAGTTATACACCAAACAGGCGACCCAAACTGACTCGGGGGTCCACACCTAA
- a CDS encoding glycosyltransferase, with amino-acid sequence MEDEDIEVLIAMNNFAALGVQRVFIKILNNWPESGPAVGLSLHNTEGRFESQFDAAVPVFELDKIQRPIPGIRAPFRVLAYYRLLKQVQPETVIAVNQFESLALCLVKRFYDDFDLVVSENCHVTSNIERADAHEGWFGWYYRNRFRHEYNTYADVVHTVAEEAAEDLIHNHGIREDKVEIIYNPVDIEHIRAEADAREPDHPWLGAENNTVINVSRLTSQKRVDILLKAWAELKDTEPADTNPPYRLVVVGDGEERDALEELTQELGIEDSVDFVGFKQNPWPAVKQATLLASTSEWEGLPLTLIETQAVGTAIVASDCPSGPKEILLCGDAGFLFPKNDVAACAETLESALTAPEERRRRVEAATAALDRFAVETVVEEFVDLVQ; translated from the coding sequence ATGGAAGACGAGGACATCGAAGTATTAATCGCGATGAACAACTTCGCGGCGCTGGGGGTCCAGCGAGTCTTCATCAAGATTCTCAACAACTGGCCCGAAAGCGGTCCGGCCGTCGGCCTATCTCTTCACAACACCGAAGGCAGATTCGAGTCCCAGTTCGACGCGGCAGTCCCGGTGTTCGAACTGGACAAAATTCAGCGACCGATTCCAGGGATTCGGGCACCGTTTCGCGTACTCGCATACTACCGGTTGCTCAAACAGGTTCAACCGGAAACTGTCATCGCTGTTAACCAGTTCGAATCGCTCGCCCTCTGTCTGGTCAAACGGTTCTACGACGATTTCGACCTGGTCGTGAGCGAGAACTGCCACGTGACGAGTAATATCGAGCGGGCGGACGCTCACGAAGGCTGGTTCGGGTGGTACTACAGAAACCGTTTCAGACACGAGTACAACACCTACGCGGACGTGGTCCACACCGTGGCGGAAGAGGCTGCAGAGGACCTAATCCACAACCACGGTATCCGCGAAGATAAAGTCGAAATCATTTACAACCCGGTAGACATCGAACACATCAGGGCAGAGGCCGATGCCAGGGAACCGGACCACCCCTGGCTCGGGGCAGAGAACAACACGGTCATCAACGTCTCCCGCCTCACTAGTCAGAAACGGGTCGACATCCTCCTCAAGGCATGGGCAGAACTGAAGGATACTGAACCGGCCGACACCAATCCTCCATATCGGCTGGTAGTCGTCGGCGACGGTGAAGAGCGGGACGCGCTGGAGGAACTGACTCAAGAACTGGGTATCGAAGACTCTGTCGACTTCGTGGGGTTCAAACAGAATCCCTGGCCTGCGGTGAAACAGGCCACACTCCTGGCGAGCACGTCCGAGTGGGAGGGACTTCCACTCACGCTGATTGAGACGCAAGCCGTAGGGACGGCGATAGTCGCATCCGACTGTCCCTCCGGACCTAAGGAAATTCTGCTATGCGGAGATGCCGGGTTCCTGTTCCCGAAGAACGATGTGGCCGCCTGCGCCGAGACGCTTGAGTCAGCGCTGACAGCTCCCGAGGAGCGAAGACGCCGCGTGGAGGCCGCGACGGCTGCTCTCGACCGATTTGCGGTCGAGACTGTCGTGGAAGAGTTCGTTGATTTGGTCCAGTAG
- a CDS encoding aldo/keto reductase: protein MNSGDGLTSKADFELGLGTGSMRGPKCRETVTKALSIGYRHIDTARQYDNESAIGEALTHSDVDRDSVFLATKVHSKRLQPADVRAEVRESTERLGVETLDLVYVHWPAHTYDPESTLLTLADLQDDGLIGHIGLSNFTPKLVREAEAVVPGRIFAVQAECHPYLQQRQLHDIVDDIDAWLVAHTPLAHGDVLEDPDIQAIADEYGANPAQVALAWLLHRDRIAAIPGTRGAHLRSNMEAKDLELDEEDLARIDAIDRRKRYVSYEFAPWTE, encoded by the coding sequence ATGAACTCTGGCGACGGCCTGACCTCCAAAGCCGACTTCGAACTGGGGCTCGGGACCGGCAGCATGCGTGGACCCAAATGCCGCGAGACGGTCACGAAAGCCCTGTCCATCGGGTATCGGCACATCGACACTGCGCGACAGTACGATAACGAGTCGGCAATCGGCGAGGCGCTAACACACTCGGACGTGGACCGGGATTCAGTCTTTCTCGCCACGAAGGTTCACTCGAAACGGTTGCAACCAGCCGACGTCCGTGCGGAGGTCAGGGAGAGTACGGAACGGCTCGGCGTCGAGACGCTGGATCTGGTGTACGTTCACTGGCCGGCCCACACCTACGACCCCGAGTCCACGCTCCTCACGTTAGCCGATTTACAGGACGACGGACTAATCGGGCATATCGGCCTCAGTAACTTCACGCCGAAACTGGTCCGTGAAGCGGAGGCCGTCGTCCCCGGACGGATATTCGCGGTCCAAGCGGAGTGTCACCCATACCTCCAGCAACGCCAACTCCACGACATAGTTGACGATATCGACGCCTGGCTCGTAGCACATACGCCGCTGGCACACGGCGATGTCCTCGAAGATCCCGACATACAGGCGATCGCCGATGAGTACGGAGCGAATCCCGCCCAGGTGGCACTTGCGTGGCTCCTTCATCGAGACCGTATCGCTGCGATTCCCGGTACTCGCGGTGCGCACCTCCGGTCGAATATGGAGGCTAAAGACTTAGAGCTGGATGAAGAGGATTTAGCCCGAATCGACGCCATCGACCGCCGCAAGCGATACGTTTCGTACGAGTTCGCACCGTGGACGGAGTGA
- a CDS encoding sugar nucleotidyltransferase translates to MKGVILAGGKGTRLRPTTRVVNKHVIPIYDRPMIYYPVETLLGAGIDDILVISNADHIGKYIELLEEDFDADFNYKVQSEPKGIAHGVGLAENFVNDEFVVLLGDNILIGDLTREMLSLDSPGAKIFVKQVDEPAAYGVATIDDGKVTRLDEKPDDPPSDYAVLGLYRYTSDVFDIIDDLEPSDRGEYEITDVNKAYVERGQLEYEVFDGEWFDAGTPEGIYKASKVVRDNRQF, encoded by the coding sequence ATGAAGGGCGTAATTCTCGCAGGTGGGAAGGGGACTCGCCTCCGTCCTACCACCCGTGTTGTCAACAAACACGTCATTCCTATCTACGACCGTCCAATGATCTACTATCCCGTCGAGACGCTCCTCGGGGCCGGCATCGACGACATCCTCGTTATCAGTAACGCCGATCACATCGGTAAGTACATCGAACTACTGGAGGAGGACTTCGACGCAGACTTCAACTACAAAGTCCAGTCGGAGCCAAAGGGTATCGCACATGGTGTCGGGCTCGCAGAGAACTTCGTCAATGACGAATTCGTCGTTCTGCTCGGCGACAACATCCTCATCGGTGATCTGACTCGTGAGATGCTCTCACTCGACAGCCCAGGAGCCAAAATCTTCGTCAAGCAGGTGGATGAGCCGGCTGCATATGGCGTCGCCACGATTGACGACGGTAAAGTGACACGCTTGGACGAGAAGCCTGACGACCCACCCTCCGATTACGCGGTTCTCGGCCTGTACCGGTACACGAGCGACGTCTTCGATATTATCGACGACCTGGAACCCTCCGACCGCGGCGAGTACGAGATAACGGACGTCAACAAAGCCTACGTCGAACGTGGGCAACTCGAATACGAGGTATTCGACGGGGAGTGGTTCGATGCCGGAACGCCAGAAGGGATTTACAAGGCTTCGAAAGTCGTCCGCGATAACAGGCAATTCTGA